The Deinococcus reticulitermitis genomic interval CAGCCATCCAGATCACCCTGGTTCAGGACAACCTCAATACGCATCACGGTGGTAGTTTCTACAAGTTCATGTCGCCGCAGGCGGCCCACCGTTTGGTGGGCCGCTTCGAGTGGGTCCATACCCCCAAGCACGCCTCTTGGCTGAACATGGCGGAGTTGGAATTCAGCGCCCTGCAGCGGCAGTGCTTGAACCGGCGTATTCCGGTGCTGGAACGTCTTCAGTCAGAAGTCGAGGCCTGGGTGGCAGCGCGTGAACGCGCTGGCGTCACTCTTAACTGGCAGTTCTCCACCCAGGTCGCCCGACGGACGCTCGGACGCCACTATGAAGCCATTCGTATTAAGTGAACGCTGCACTACCTGGAGGTGCTGTACGCGCTGTGGTGGGCGGGGCTCGCCGCCGTGCCGGTCAATGCCAAGCTCCACCCCGAGGAACTGGCCTACATCACCGAGCACGCGGGGGCGGGGCTGCTTTTCGTGACTCCCGACCACGCGGCGGACGCGGCGCGCCTTCCGGTGCGGCAGGTCACCGTGGACACGCCTGAGTACGAGGCGCTGTTCACGGGGGCGCCGCTGGAGTTGACGCCGCGCGCGCCGGATGACCTCGCCTGGCTCTTTTACACCTCGGGCACGACCGGGCGGCCCAAAGGGGTGATGCAGACCCACCGCAACCTGCGGACGATGGTCGCGTGCTACTTCGCCGAGGTGGACGCCGTGTCCCCGGACGACGTGAGCGTCTACGCCGCTCCCATGTCGCACGGCGCGGGCATCTACAACTTCATGTATGTC includes:
- a CDS encoding transposase → AIQITLVQDNLNTHHGGSFYKFMSPQAAHRLVGRFEWVHTPKHASWLNMAELEFSALQRQCLNRRIPVLERLQSEVEAWVAARERAGVTLNWQFSTQVARRTLGRHYEAIRIK